A stretch of Cynocephalus volans isolate mCynVol1 chromosome 9, mCynVol1.pri, whole genome shotgun sequence DNA encodes these proteins:
- the LOC134385868 gene encoding tripartite motif-containing protein 75-like, with protein sequence MAVAAALSGLQAEAKCPICLDYLRDPVTIECGHNFCRSCIKQSWENLEDRFPCPVCRHQCQEGTFRSNTQLGRMIDIARLLHITWSKKKRKEDLSLCEKHNQVLTLFCEEDLEVLCPLCTQPPDHQGHHVRPVEEAASHHRMKLNGYIEPLKKQVADVQKLISIQSTKPLDLREEVENHRRELSSEFEHLNQFLEREQQAVLSRLAEEEKDIQQKLSENITAFSNCVSTLSSLLSKVMELSMQSEVELLSHIKTFYNSDHGISPSVFSIHLRRESCSFPPQYSALQRIIKKFKVDIILDPETAHPNLVVSEDKKCVRFTKRKQNVPDFPKRFTVNPVVLGFPYFHSGRHFWEVEVGEKSEWAIGVCKDSLPAKARRPPSAQQGCWRLQLQDDGYDAPGAVPNPPLLEVKARGVGIFLDCELGEISFYDMTDKSLICTFSLTVTGPLRPYFHIGPNSQPLRICTGTDCE encoded by the coding sequence ATGGCGGTGGCAGCAGCCCTGTCAGGACTCCAGGCAGAAGCCAAGTGCCCCATCTGTCTCGATTACCTAAGAGACCCCGTCACCATCGAATGTGGGCACAACTTCTGTCGCTCCTGCATCAAACAGTCCTGGGAAAATCTAGAGGACAGATTCCCTTGCCCTGTCTGTCGTCACCAATGCCAAGAGGGGACCTTCAGGAGCAACACCCAGCTGGGAAGGATGATTGACATTGCCAGGCTACTCCACATCACCTGgagcaagaagaagaggaaggaagatttGTCCTTGTGCGAGAAGCACAACCAGGTCCTGACCCTTTTCTGTGAGGAGGACCTAGAGGTGTTGTGTCCCCTGTGCACTCAGCCCCCTGACCACCAGGGCCACCATGTGAGACCCGTAGAGGAGGCCGCCTCTCATCACAGGATGAAGCTCAATGGCTACATCGAGCCTCTGAAGAAGCAAGTGGCGGACGTTCAAAAATTAATAAGCATTCAAAGCACAAAACCCTTGGACCTGAGAGAGGAGGTGGAAAACCATAGGCGGGAATTGTCCTCTGAATTTGAGCACCTGAACCAGTTTCTAGAACGTGAGCAACAGGCTGTTCTCTCAAGGTTAgctgaggaagagaaggacatTCAACAGAAACTCAGTGAAAACATAACAGCATTTTCAAACTGCGTTTCTACACTCAGTAGTCTGTTAAGTAAGGTAATGGAGCTCAGCATGCAGTCTGAAGTGGAATTGCTATCACACATTAAAACTTTCTACAACTCTGACCATGGGATTAGCCCATCAGTCTTTTCAATTCATTTAAGGAGAGAAAGCTGCAGTTTTCCTCCCCAGTATTCTGCTCTGCAgagaattataaagaaatttaaagtagATATAATTCTAGACCCTGAAACAGCACACCCTAACCTGGTTGTCTCTGAGGATAAAAAATGTGTGagatttacaaagagaaaacaaaacgtTCCTGATTTTCCTAAAAGATTTACAGTCAACCCAGTTGTCCTCGGTTTTCCATATTTTCATTCCGGCAGGCATTTCTGGGAAGTAGAGGTGGGAGAGAAGTCTGAGTGGGCTATTGGCGTTTGCAAAGATTCTCTTCCTGCAAAGGCGAGGAGACCACCATCAGCCCAGCAGGGATGCTGGAGGCTTCAGCTGCAGGATGATGGCTATGATGCACCAGGAGCTGTTCCAAACCCTCCACTGTTGGAAGTGAAAGCCAGAGGTGTCGGCATTTTCCTGGACTGTGAGTTGGGTGAGATCTCATTCTATGACATGACTGATAAATCTCTCATCTGTACTTTCTCTCTCACCGTTACTGGACCTCTTCGGCCTTATTTCCATATCGGACCTAATTCACAACCTCTCCGAATCTGTACAGGAACCGACTGTGAATGA